In Centropristis striata isolate RG_2023a ecotype Rhode Island chromosome 5, C.striata_1.0, whole genome shotgun sequence, a single genomic region encodes these proteins:
- the LOC131971140 gene encoding troponin C, skeletal muscle, translated as MEAQLTPWPSGQAGGRLRGPTDAQSDARSFLTEEMIAEFKAAFDMFDTDGGGDISTKELGTVMRMLGQNPSREELDAIIEEVDEDGSGTIDFEEFLVMMVQQLKEDQAGKSEDELSECFRIFDKNGDGFVDREEFGAILIMTGEPVVEEDIDEMFGEADTNKDGKIDFDEFLKMMENVQ; from the exons ATGGAAGCTCAGCTCACACCGTGGCCCTCGGGACAGGCAGGGGGACGACTGAGAGGG CCCACTGACGCCCAAAGTGATGCCCGCTCCTTCCTGACTGAGGAAATGATTGCAG AGTTCAAGGCCGCCTTCGACATGTTCGACACAGACGGTGGTGGTGACATCAGCACCAAGGAGTTGGGTACCGTGATGAGGATGCTGGGTCAGAATCCATCAAGGGAGGAGCTGGATGCCATCATTGAGGAGGTGGATGAGGATG gcAGCGGTACCATCGACTTCGAGGAGTTCTTGGTCATGATGGTGCAACAGTTAAAGGAGGACCAGGCTGGAAAGAGTGAAGATGAGCTTTCAGAATGCTTCCGGATTTTTGACAA GAATGGAGATGGTTTCGTTGATCGGGAGGAGTTCGGTGCTATCCTCATCATGACTGGAGAACCAGTGGTTGAGGAAGACATTGATGAGATGTTCGGTGAAGCGGACACAAACAAAGATGGAAAGATTGATTTTGATG AGTTTCTGAAGATGATGGAGAACGTCCAGTAA
- the LOC131971141 gene encoding troponin C, skeletal muscle-like, whose translation MTDAQQEARSYLSEEMLAEFKAAFDMFDTDGGGDISTKELGTVMRMLGQNPTREELDEIIEEVDEDGSGTIDFEEFLVMMVRLLKEDQAGKSEEELAECFRVFDKNGDGYIDREEFALIIRSTGEPITEDEIDELMKDGDKNADGMLDFDGTCMMMVMMNSSR comes from the exons ATG ACTGACGCGCAACAAGAGGCCCGCTCCTACCTGAGCGAGGAAATGCTGGCTG AGTTCAAAGCCGCCTTCGACATGTTTGACACCGACGGTGGCGGTGATATCAGCACCAAGGAGTTGGGTACCGTGATGAGGATGTTGGGCCAGAATCCGACAAGAGAGGAGTTGGATGAGATCATCGAGGAGGTCGATGAGGACG GCAGCGGTACCATCGACTTCGAGGAGTTCTTGGTCATGATGGTGAGGCTGCTAAAGGAGGACCAGGCTGGCAAGAGCGAGGAAGAGTTGGCAGAGTGCTTCCGTGTGTTTGACAA GAACGGCGACGGCTACATCGACAGAGAGGAGTTCGCCCTCATCATCCGCAGCACCGGCGAGCCCATCACAGAGGATGAGATTGATGAGCTGATGAAGGATGGAGACAAAAACGCAGACGGCATGCTGGACTTTGACGGTACGtgcatgatgatggtgatgatg